A region of Pseudosulfitobacter sp. DSM 107133 DNA encodes the following proteins:
- a CDS encoding transposase yields MATTVEFLMDYGVEIRANGQKRWPNEVKARIVAESLQPGVSVNAVAARYGLRANHLSEWRSQARDGRLVLPAGDDDAFSFAPLVVSDGGGCAHMSAVAGRSAKPDESSHTSIEIAIGRVTVRLDGTTSSTRVAEIVRAIEGQP; encoded by the coding sequence ATGGCGACTACGGTAGAGTTTCTCATGGACTACGGGGTGGAGATACGGGCCAATGGCCAGAAGCGGTGGCCCAATGAGGTCAAAGCACGGATCGTGGCTGAGAGTTTGCAGCCGGGCGTGAGCGTGAATGCAGTTGCGGCGCGGTATGGGCTTCGGGCGAACCATTTGTCGGAATGGCGGAGTCAAGCACGCGATGGCCGGTTGGTTTTGCCTGCGGGCGATGACGACGCCTTTAGTTTTGCGCCACTCGTAGTCTCGGATGGTGGCGGCTGTGCGCATATGTCGGCCGTTGCGGGGCGGTCCGCGAAGCCTGACGAGTCATCCCATACCTCCATCGAGATTGCGATTGGTCGTGTGACAGTCCGGCTCGATGGCACGACCAGTTCGACCCGGGTTGCCGAGATCGTGCGGGCAATCGAGGGTCAGCCATGA
- a CDS encoding ABC transporter permease codes for MLTYLLKRSVVALLVAFTVSIISFALLHLSGNLAQSLAGPSASADDVAKISEAYGFDRPFTIQYLDWASGVLRGDFGESYFLKQPVFPLVMSRLPVTLVLGVSSLTLALLVSIPLGIIAALRPNSWIDRTALTVSVFGQAMPSFWFGLLLMSVLAVSLRWLPVSGSSTWYHFIMPTITLAYYSVPPFMRLVRGGMMEVLAADFIRTARAKGLRPHSVIFKHALRNAVVPLVAVAAVQLGAALGGSVVIESVFRLNGVGFLAWESITRADFPVVQAIVLILSCVYIFLTLVADVLNAILDPRIHIR; via the coding sequence GTGCTTACCTACCTACTAAAGAGAAGTGTCGTGGCGTTGCTTGTAGCGTTTACTGTCTCTATCATCAGCTTCGCTCTGCTCCATTTGTCGGGAAACTTGGCGCAATCACTGGCCGGCCCGTCTGCCTCAGCTGATGATGTTGCAAAAATTTCCGAGGCTTATGGTTTTGACCGTCCGTTCACCATTCAATATCTCGATTGGGCATCTGGCGTACTAAGAGGTGACTTTGGAGAGTCTTACTTCCTAAAGCAGCCGGTGTTTCCGCTTGTTATGTCCCGCTTACCAGTTACGCTAGTTTTGGGTGTTTCTTCACTAACACTAGCGCTTTTGGTTTCAATTCCACTTGGTATTATTGCGGCCCTTCGCCCAAACTCCTGGATAGACCGCACAGCGTTGACAGTGTCAGTGTTTGGACAAGCGATGCCTAGTTTTTGGTTTGGACTACTTCTGATGTCGGTACTTGCCGTATCACTGCGCTGGCTGCCGGTATCTGGTTCGAGTACTTGGTATCACTTTATAATGCCAACAATTACGCTCGCCTATTATTCAGTTCCACCATTCATGCGTCTTGTGCGCGGTGGTATGATGGAGGTACTTGCCGCTGACTTTATTCGAACAGCACGCGCAAAAGGACTCCGCCCGCATTCAGTGATCTTCAAACACGCATTGCGAAATGCCGTTGTTCCATTAGTGGCAGTTGCAGCCGTCCAATTGGGTGCCGCGTTGGGTGGATCGGTCGTAATTGAATCTGTTTTTCGATTGAACGGGGTCGGATTTTTGGCGTGGGAGTCGATAACTCGCGCAGATTTTCCGGTTGTTCAGGCTATCGTCTTGATCCTTTCTTGTGTCTACATTTTTCTGACTTTGGTTGCTGATGTTCTCAATGCCATTCTCGATCCACGTATTCATATACGCTAA
- a CDS encoding alcohol dehydrogenase catalytic domain-containing protein produces the protein MLAVYNTARGAAVDTLSIQEIDVPAPMAGQVLVAIKASGINPSDSKLRGGAQGPMVADKVLVHNDGAGVIEAVGSDIDARRVGQRVWLYNVNRSSDGLGQGVNGTAAQYVCVSSDLAIELPEPATFEQGACIVSVAWTTPSQFSPELRLRF, from the coding sequence ATGTTAGCAGTCTATAACACCGCCCGAGGCGCAGCTGTTGATACCTTATCCATTCAAGAGATTGACGTTCCGGCACCAATGGCCGGTCAAGTACTGGTTGCGATAAAGGCTTCGGGCATCAATCCGTCAGATTCCAAATTGCGAGGTGGTGCACAGGGCCCAATGGTTGCAGACAAAGTTTTGGTCCATAATGACGGTGCGGGAGTGATCGAAGCAGTCGGAAGCGATATTGATGCACGCCGTGTCGGTCAGCGTGTGTGGCTCTACAACGTCAACCGGTCTAGTGATGGGTTGGGACAAGGTGTGAACGGCACGGCCGCACAGTATGTTTGTGTATCATCGGACCTAGCCATCGAGCTGCCAGAGCCGGCAACCTTCGAACAGGGTGCTTGCATTGTAAGCGTTGCCTGGACAACACCTTCCCAGTTTTCGCCTGAGCTGCGACTCCGTTTCTGA
- a CDS encoding Lrp/AsnC family transcriptional regulator — translation MRQKLDEIDIKILNELQKDARLSLQELSERVNLSPSPCSRRIRIMESNGVITGYTVHIDERKLGYDMNIFVSVKLDHQTDNRLVCFEREVALCPEIVDCWLMTGNRDYLLRISVEGLEEFEHFLTSRLTKIDGVASLESSIPIRRVKDSMTRLD, via the coding sequence ATGAGACAAAAACTCGACGAAATTGACATCAAGATACTCAATGAATTGCAAAAGGACGCGCGGTTATCCCTACAAGAACTGAGCGAGCGGGTTAATCTATCTCCATCTCCTTGCTCGCGGCGCATCCGCATCATGGAAAGTAACGGCGTTATCACCGGCTATACTGTCCATATCGACGAGCGAAAACTGGGATACGATATGAATATCTTCGTGTCTGTAAAGCTAGATCACCAGACTGATAATCGCCTTGTCTGCTTTGAACGAGAAGTTGCACTGTGCCCCGAAATAGTCGATTGCTGGCTGATGACAGGTAACAGAGATTATCTTTTAAGGATATCTGTCGAGGGGCTTGAAGAGTTCGAGCACTTTCTAACGTCGCGTCTAACCAAAATAGATGGAGTGGCATCACTCGAATCATCCATCCCAATTCGGCGGGTCAAAGATAGTATGACACGTCTTGATTGA
- the tnpB gene encoding IS66 family insertion sequence element accessory protein TnpB (TnpB, as the term is used for proteins encoded by IS66 family insertion elements, is considered an accessory protein, since TnpC, encoded by a neighboring gene, is a DDE family transposase.) has protein sequence MMFPSNRVRVLVSTQPVDFRKGHDGLASIVSSVLRKDPFTGTVFVFRSRRADRLKLLYWDGTGLVMAYKRLEEATFTWPAIKDGMMALNHAQFEALFAGLDWRKVKALEMRPPAAAE, from the coding sequence ATGATGTTCCCATCAAACCGTGTGCGGGTTCTGGTCTCGACGCAGCCTGTGGACTTCAGGAAAGGTCATGATGGGCTGGCGTCGATCGTGTCGTCGGTGCTGCGCAAGGATCCGTTCACCGGCACGGTTTTTGTGTTCCGCTCGCGCCGGGCGGATCGGCTGAAGCTTTTGTATTGGGACGGCACCGGATTGGTGATGGCTTATAAGCGGCTGGAAGAAGCGACCTTCACCTGGCCGGCGATCAAGGACGGGATGATGGCGCTGAACCACGCCCAGTTCGAGGCCCTGTTTGCCGGTCTGGACTGGCGCAAGGTCAAGGCTCTGGAGATGCGCCCACCTGCTGCGGCAGAGTGA
- a CDS encoding ABC transporter substrate-binding protein gives MKNSMRKLGALTAASAALIASAAFADKATDTLNVAWDGQLTNADSYYNANRPGIMLSRMVWDQLIERDPDTFEYQPSLATEWRWINDLTLEFELREGIFFHNGEPFDADDVVYTFNFISNPANKIVNPTVGSWIDHVEKVDQYKVRIHLSNVFPAALEFLSSAMPIYPNEYYAEVGPEGMANAPVGTGPYKIESIEAGVSVSFMINEDYWTGSPKGMPQIGRVVVTYPADKTTAMAELMSGSLDWMWYVPADQVENLASVPGLTVTSGETMRVGYMNLDTMGRSGESPLQDVRVRQAIAHSINREEFADAFFPPSATTLKAFCFPTQFGCYQGAQQYDYDVDRARELMADAGYSDGFPTSLYAYRQPTSWAEALGGYMGKLGISTSIQVLQYSAFRTKVQEGNVPISFGDWGSYSINDASAILDNFFTGTLDDYAGDEEVSEWITKASESNDPAVREALYKQAIDRIMEQAYIVPLNSFGVFYAYSDDLNFTSHRDEIPRYYLYSWKD, from the coding sequence ATGAAGAATAGTATGCGAAAATTGGGAGCTTTGACGGCAGCCTCCGCAGCTCTTATTGCAAGTGCGGCCTTCGCCGACAAGGCAACCGACACCCTAAATGTGGCTTGGGATGGTCAGCTAACCAATGCGGATTCCTACTACAACGCAAATCGTCCGGGCATTATGCTCTCTCGTATGGTGTGGGATCAGCTTATTGAAAGGGACCCCGATACATTTGAATATCAACCATCGCTAGCTACGGAGTGGCGTTGGATTAATGACCTGACACTCGAATTCGAACTTCGGGAAGGCATTTTTTTCCACAATGGTGAGCCATTTGACGCAGACGATGTTGTTTACACATTTAACTTCATTTCCAACCCTGCCAACAAAATCGTTAATCCGACGGTTGGTAGCTGGATCGATCACGTAGAAAAAGTAGATCAGTACAAAGTCAGGATTCATCTATCGAATGTTTTCCCTGCGGCCTTAGAATTTTTGTCCAGCGCAATGCCCATTTATCCAAATGAATATTATGCGGAAGTCGGGCCGGAAGGAATGGCAAACGCGCCGGTTGGTACCGGACCATATAAGATTGAATCCATCGAAGCCGGCGTGTCGGTAAGTTTTATGATAAATGAAGACTATTGGACTGGTAGTCCAAAAGGTATGCCGCAAATCGGAAGAGTAGTTGTTACCTACCCGGCAGATAAAACTACCGCAATGGCGGAGCTGATGTCCGGGTCGTTAGACTGGATGTGGTATGTTCCAGCCGACCAAGTGGAAAACTTAGCCTCTGTACCCGGCCTAACGGTCACATCCGGTGAAACGATGCGCGTGGGTTACATGAACCTCGATACCATGGGGCGCTCAGGTGAATCACCACTGCAGGATGTCCGCGTGCGGCAGGCGATTGCACATTCTATCAACCGCGAAGAATTTGCCGACGCCTTTTTCCCACCATCGGCGACAACATTAAAGGCGTTCTGTTTTCCGACTCAATTTGGTTGCTACCAAGGGGCCCAACAGTATGATTATGACGTAGACCGCGCGAGAGAGCTGATGGCAGATGCAGGTTATTCAGACGGTTTTCCTACCTCACTCTATGCATATCGCCAGCCAACCTCTTGGGCCGAAGCATTGGGCGGATACATGGGTAAGCTCGGAATTTCTACATCAATTCAAGTACTACAATACTCCGCTTTTCGCACCAAGGTTCAAGAAGGCAACGTTCCAATTTCCTTTGGTGACTGGGGATCCTATTCAATTAATGATGCATCCGCTATTCTCGACAATTTCTTTACGGGCACGCTCGATGATTACGCTGGCGATGAAGAGGTTTCCGAGTGGATAACAAAGGCGAGCGAAAGCAACGATCCTGCCGTACGAGAAGCACTGTATAAGCAGGCGATTGATCGCATAATGGAGCAAGCATACATTGTGCCACTAAACTCTTTTGGTGTGTTTTATGCCTATAGCGATGACTTAAACTTCACATCGCACCGTGACGAAATTCCCCGCTACTATCTTTACAGCTGGAAAGACTAG
- a CDS encoding IS66 family transposase codes for MITTPAIDLSTIPAAQRAAVLALMEKVAALTEITQRQEHLIAELNHALHGKRSEKLTEDERQLAFEDLSIALAEVEVQKDQLAAQTGDKTTTKSAPKRTIGNLPAALPRIEEVIEPDSLSCPCGCGVMHKIGEDRSERLDIVPAQLRVIVTVRPKYACRTCTDGVTQAPAPSHLIMGALPTEATIANVLVSKYADHLPLYRQSQILARAGLDLHRAVLADWVGKAAFHLKPVVDRLAEHLKRSNKLFMDETTAPVLDPGRGKTKTGYLWALARDDRPWGGEDPPGVVYFYAPGRAGANAETFLTGFDGILQIDGYQGYNRLTKPTRKGGAPIRVAHCWAHARRKLKEVFDRDGSEIAAEGLRRIAEIYIVEADIRGISPGQRLSARQARSAPLVAAFGEWLEAERRKISAKSRLGEKLTYIHNHWDGLQTFLADGRVEIDNNRVENLIRPITLNRKNALFAGHDEGGIAWGRIASLIETCKINGVEPFAYLKATLTAIANGHPQSAIDDLLPWNSKTSS; via the coding sequence ATGATCACGACACCCGCCATTGACCTATCCACCATCCCTGCTGCGCAGCGTGCGGCGGTTTTGGCGTTGATGGAAAAGGTAGCGGCGCTTACGGAAATCACCCAACGGCAAGAGCACCTGATTGCGGAGCTGAACCATGCCCTACATGGCAAACGGTCGGAAAAGCTGACCGAGGATGAGCGGCAGCTGGCGTTCGAGGATCTGTCCATCGCCCTGGCTGAGGTCGAGGTGCAGAAGGACCAACTGGCCGCTCAGACAGGTGACAAGACGACAACCAAATCTGCGCCAAAGCGCACCATCGGCAATCTACCGGCCGCACTGCCGCGCATCGAAGAAGTCATCGAACCTGACAGCCTGAGCTGCCCTTGCGGCTGCGGCGTCATGCACAAGATCGGGGAAGACCGCAGTGAGCGGCTGGACATCGTGCCGGCGCAGTTGCGCGTCATTGTCACCGTGCGCCCGAAATACGCCTGCCGGACCTGCACCGACGGCGTGACCCAGGCTCCCGCACCATCGCATCTGATCATGGGTGCCCTGCCGACCGAGGCCACCATCGCCAATGTGCTGGTCAGCAAGTATGCGGATCATCTGCCATTATACCGCCAAAGCCAGATCCTGGCGCGTGCGGGTCTTGATCTGCACCGCGCTGTGCTGGCGGACTGGGTCGGCAAGGCGGCCTTCCACCTCAAGCCCGTCGTCGACCGGCTGGCCGAACACCTGAAACGATCCAACAAACTGTTCATGGACGAAACCACGGCCCCGGTGCTGGATCCGGGGCGCGGTAAAACCAAAACTGGCTATCTCTGGGCACTGGCCCGCGATGACCGACCATGGGGCGGTGAAGATCCGCCCGGTGTGGTTTACTTCTATGCCCCCGGTCGGGCGGGCGCGAATGCCGAAACCTTCCTGACAGGCTTCGACGGCATCCTGCAGATCGACGGCTATCAGGGCTATAACCGGCTGACCAAACCCACGCGCAAGGGCGGTGCCCCCATTCGGGTGGCCCATTGCTGGGCGCATGCGCGCCGCAAGCTGAAGGAAGTCTTTGACCGCGATGGCTCAGAGATCGCCGCCGAAGGCCTGCGCCGCATCGCTGAAATCTATATCGTCGAAGCTGACATTCGTGGCATCTCCCCCGGCCAGCGATTGTCTGCCCGTCAGGCCCGCAGTGCCCCGCTGGTCGCAGCATTCGGTGAATGGCTGGAGGCTGAGCGCCGCAAGATCTCCGCCAAATCCCGGCTGGGTGAAAAGCTGACTTACATCCACAATCACTGGGACGGACTGCAGACCTTCTTGGCCGATGGGCGCGTCGAGATCGACAACAACCGCGTCGAAAACCTGATCCGCCCCATCACCCTCAATCGGAAAAACGCCCTCTTCGCTGGGCATGACGAGGGTGGTATCGCCTGGGGCCGCATCGCCTCACTGATCGAAACCTGCAAGATCAACGGCGTCGAGCCCTTCGCCTATCTCAAGGCAACCCTCACAGCGATCGCCAATGGTCACCCACAGAGCGCCATCGACGATCTGCTCCCGTGGAACTCCAAGACGTCAAGCTGA
- a CDS encoding ABC transporter permease, which translates to MNNLNEPEAPATTQQNLFGELCHRALQHTGLMIGAAILSFVLFVALMAPFLAPSDPYSQDLTNRLHPPIWNSDGSWEYPLGTDQLGRDYLSRLIYGSRISLLIGFSIMVISGLIGTTLGVLAGYFGGKVDLVVNFVITTRLAMPVILVALTVSALAGSSVSNLILVLSLLLWDRFAVVTRSATIQARDLEYVTSAQAVGCSTGRIIVSEILPNIMTSIVIIATIEMANGILLAAALSFLGLGVPAPLPDWGSMIADGKQYMFFSPWVITIPGLALFALVLGINLLGDGIRDLSAQENRN; encoded by the coding sequence ATGAATAATTTGAATGAACCCGAAGCTCCCGCAACAACGCAGCAGAATTTGTTTGGCGAACTTTGTCATCGAGCACTTCAGCATACGGGATTAATGATTGGAGCGGCAATTCTAAGCTTTGTTCTCTTTGTCGCATTAATGGCACCTTTCCTTGCTCCGTCTGATCCGTATTCGCAGGACTTAACAAATAGATTGCATCCTCCAATCTGGAATTCAGACGGAAGTTGGGAATATCCACTGGGAACGGATCAACTCGGACGAGATTATCTGAGTCGCTTGATCTATGGATCAAGAATATCACTTTTGATTGGTTTCAGCATTATGGTGATTTCTGGTCTGATTGGCACTACGTTGGGCGTTTTGGCTGGGTACTTTGGTGGCAAAGTGGATTTGGTCGTTAATTTTGTTATCACCACAAGACTCGCTATGCCTGTCATCCTTGTTGCGCTAACAGTCTCAGCACTGGCTGGAAGTTCAGTCTCGAACCTTATCCTCGTTTTGAGCCTTCTGTTATGGGACAGGTTTGCCGTTGTTACCCGAAGTGCCACGATACAGGCACGCGACCTCGAATACGTGACTTCTGCACAGGCCGTTGGGTGCTCAACAGGACGGATTATCGTTAGTGAGATACTCCCAAACATTATGACCTCAATTGTCATAATTGCGACGATCGAGATGGCCAACGGTATCTTGCTTGCCGCTGCCTTGTCGTTCCTCGGGCTAGGCGTACCCGCACCCTTACCCGATTGGGGAAGTATGATTGCCGACGGGAAACAATACATGTTCTTCAGCCCTTGGGTTATCACCATTCCGGGACTCGCACTTTTTGCTCTTGTCTTGGGAATAAACCTACTCGGAGATGGTATCCGTGATCTTAGTGCGCAGGAGAACAGGAATTGA
- a CDS encoding LysR family transcriptional regulator, with translation MRKQAKIRGDWNDLRYFLAVARARRVTAAARELGVNHSTVERRVSALEISMKTKLFDRLPTGFLLTEKGAQLLPFAEEIEAHWMLASASIDGSDEQMTGVVRVSSPEGFGVFFLAPRMVKLSVDYPQLELELVPSPLPMNPSKREADIAISSIRPESGHLLSKKLTDYSFHVYVSKSFIARYGTPLTLKELRKYPVYGYIRDQLFGHDLYYLSDIDDQLTAKLSSTNIVAQYMMTTQGFGAGVLPNFIGSSDPNLVRILPEHTFSRSYYLIYASNLARLTRVRTTVDALTLWAKDAKEILLSKD, from the coding sequence GTGCGCAAACAAGCGAAAATTCGAGGGGACTGGAACGACTTGCGGTATTTTCTTGCTGTGGCAAGAGCGAGGCGTGTAACGGCAGCAGCTAGAGAACTTGGTGTGAACCACAGTACTGTCGAACGCCGTGTTTCAGCTCTAGAAATTTCAATGAAAACAAAGCTTTTTGACCGTTTACCAACAGGTTTTCTGCTGACAGAAAAAGGTGCTCAACTTTTGCCTTTCGCAGAAGAGATAGAGGCTCACTGGATGTTGGCTTCTGCAAGCATCGACGGATCAGATGAGCAAATGACGGGTGTTGTTCGTGTTTCGTCACCGGAAGGTTTTGGGGTGTTTTTCTTGGCACCACGGATGGTAAAGTTGTCTGTTGATTACCCGCAACTGGAACTGGAGCTCGTCCCTTCACCTTTGCCGATGAACCCTTCTAAACGCGAAGCAGACATAGCCATCAGCAGTATCCGTCCAGAAAGCGGCCACCTCTTGTCAAAAAAGCTGACCGATTACTCGTTTCACGTCTACGTTAGCAAGAGTTTCATTGCCCGTTATGGCACCCCGTTAACCCTAAAAGAACTTCGAAAATATCCTGTCTACGGCTACATTCGTGATCAATTATTCGGGCATGACCTCTATTATCTGTCCGATATTGACGATCAGCTAACCGCGAAACTCAGCAGCACGAATATTGTCGCGCAGTACATGATGACAACACAAGGATTTGGTGCTGGAGTTTTACCAAATTTCATTGGCTCTTCCGACCCAAATCTGGTGCGCATATTGCCCGAGCATACGTTCTCTCGAAGCTATTATCTGATATATGCGAGCAACCTCGCTCGGCTGACTCGTGTACGAACCACTGTAGATGCTTTGACGTTGTGGGCAAAAGACGCGAAGGAGATTCTTTTGTCCAAGGATTAG
- a CDS encoding zinc-binding dehydrogenase produces the protein MTAHRAVMCGGAVKGKIVLVTGGAGSVGHSAIQIAKAAGARVFATVSTDQKFEIAQAAGADVIINYRTEDLKSRLLDEAPNGIDHVADVDFAAHAEIYPSVLKINASVGSYATATNLTPAIPFYPLAFRNILIQPIFVYSMSDEAKADAIADISRMLAKGQLTPRIAKTFDFKSVIVAHEAVEAGTLVGNAVVEVKG, from the coding sequence ATGACAGCTCATCGTGCAGTGATGTGTGGCGGTGCAGTTAAGGGAAAAATTGTCCTCGTAACTGGAGGTGCCGGGTCGGTTGGACATTCTGCAATCCAGATAGCCAAAGCTGCCGGGGCGCGCGTTTTTGCCACCGTCAGCACAGACCAAAAATTCGAAATTGCGCAAGCGGCAGGTGCCGATGTTATCATCAACTATCGCACTGAGGACCTGAAATCGCGCCTACTTGATGAGGCCCCTAATGGAATTGACCATGTGGCAGACGTAGATTTTGCCGCTCATGCCGAGATATATCCCTCAGTCTTAAAGATCAATGCCAGCGTTGGATCATACGCTACCGCTACGAACCTAACCCCGGCCATCCCTTTCTACCCTCTGGCCTTCAGAAATATTCTGATCCAACCGATATTTGTCTATTCGATGAGTGATGAAGCTAAAGCAGACGCAATAGCAGATATTTCACGAATGCTGGCTAAAGGCCAATTGACCCCGCGCATTGCCAAAACCTTTGATTTTAAGAGTGTGATCGTCGCCCATGAGGCTGTGGAAGCGGGAACTTTGGTTGGGAACGCGGTAGTTGAAGTAAAAGGCTGA